One Phyllopteryx taeniolatus isolate TA_2022b chromosome 20, UOR_Ptae_1.2, whole genome shotgun sequence genomic window, ccgatttttttttatcacagccctactttatacataaaatattttggaaatacGCTACATCAGAGGTGTATGGAACATTGATGTTAATAATAGCAGTAATATGGTGTAAATACGCTCCATAAGCATTGTGTCCATCATTAAATAGCAAAAACCATTTTGATGCCGACCAATGAAGTGATGTGGTTACATACACTATGCAAGGATGCTTATTAGttatattgtaaatattatcaTTTATGTACACGGAAatataaagtttaaaaaaatgggatAGAGGCCTTAAATTGGAATTGGGCACTTTGACCTGCAGTGTATGCAAATCCAGCCGAAGCCACTGAAGCGCAACCTTCAAGATTGGAAACGAAAGACCAAAGACGTCACCTTTTGTGTTCTAACACCACAACTTTATTGACAAGACGGACTCAGTGGACAAGTCACATACAAGCTTTGTCCTTATAGACTCAGTCGGAGTCTGAGTCCCAAGTCTCTTCAAAAAACGACGTACTTGAACTAATCACAAActaaacaaccaatcagaggagcTTGAGCCTAGAATAACAAAAGGGTAAAGGATGGACTGGATAAGCTCTTGGGAATGTTTAGTCTCCAAAGGTAGACCCCTGGCGGGTCTCGTTGGCATCTGCGGTGGGTCACGGCTGACTCCGTCCGTGGTTCATCCGCAGGAGATGACGGTGAAGCGCTTGGAGATGCAGGACATGTTGTGCAGCACGATTCCGAGCAGAAACAGCAGCACGCACGCCACCAGCACCACCGTGCACACGCCCGACCACGTGGACCCCTTGGCCGCCCCGCCCGCTGCCGGCCCGCTCACCCGCCGCTCCCCTTCACCATCCTCCCCTTCCAGAACCACGTCCAGAGGCCTCTCCTCGGGCACGCTCACCACCGCCACGCCCTTCTGCCCGCCACCCGGGAGGAAGCGGCACGCCAGCAGCCCAGGCGCTCGGTCCTCCTCGGTGGGCAGCGGCAGCATGTAGCAGCCGCTGCCGGGCAGCCGGATGAAGACGGGCGTACGTTCGGAGGCGTGCGGGATGGCCACCACGGCGACCACGTCGGGGTCGTCGGGCAGGTGGGCGACAGAGAGGCCCGGCGGCAGCTTGGTGACGCCACGGCACCACGGGCAGCGGATCTCCTTGTGGCTGCTGCGCATCTGCGACAGGCACACGGAGCAGCACGTGTGGCGGCAGTCCAACAGCTTGGGCCGCCGCCGCGGGCTGAAGTAGTTGAAGCAGATCTGGCATTCCAGCAGGGAATCTTGGGAAAGTGTCTCCatgtcggggggaaaaaaaatatatatatattgtcccGGTGATCTGTCAAGAACGCAACGAAATCTACTCCACCGGGTGTTCGGAGAACGTCCTCGATTGTCGTTCTGCCGACAACCTCGATGTTGTCGTGGTGATGTCACAGCCTGCTAGCGGCGACATGCTCGTCCATCTGCAACACAACAGACCACACGATTAAACAAAGCCTATTTTTACAGTTACAACACATTTGACATCACAGCAGCCGCTTTAAGGGACTATGTAAATGAGACAACaattaaaaagaacattttctaTCGTAAGGAAAATAAATCTGGCAGGAAGTGacttagtggttagcacgtctgcctcagagtcgaggggttctgggtttgaatctgacAAGAGGAGTAGAAAGCCAcggcacatgtagacaagcaAGCATCCACTCTCACAATCACACTTATgagcaatttagtctccaatgaagctaacattcatgttttaaaaaaaaattaaaataaatcatggggagaacacacaaacgTCACACAGGAACCAAGAAACCCTGGGACACTATTTTGTTCATAATCGTGGAAGCAGTCTGCCATGGAGAGAAAACGTAACAAGTAAATCAAGCATTAGGAGCGGGTGGGCGTGGGGGAATATCGAGCCACTCGACATTTACGTCGGATCAAAGCTAATCCTCGTCTTTGGGAAAAGGATTTTCCGCAAGGGAacatctcctcttcctcctcctcttcctcacaagTCCATCAGGATTTGCCCGCATTTCTCCTTCACCTTCaccttctttttctctctctctatctcagGGAAGCTTACTGAACAAATGCTGCAGTACCACCATGAAGCTATGGGGGCAGTGTTGGGATTGCAAGTGAATAATTGACAAAAGTGCACATAAACAATTAAGAAAAATCACATTTGGGGATTTTAGTATTGCGCCcggcgggcgactggttagagcgtctgcctcacagttctgaggatcggggttcaatccccggccccgcctgtgtggagtttgcatgttctccccgtgcttgcgtgggttttctcccggcactccagtttcctcccacatcccaaaaacatacatgctaggttgattgaagactctaaattgcccgtatgtgtgactgtgagtgtgaatgcttgtttatgtgtgccctgcgattagctggcaaccagttcagggtgtaccccgcctcctgcccgaagatagctgggataggctccagcacgcccatgacccttgtgaggataagcggctcagaaaatggatgtatggatggatggatggagtattgCGCCCCCTGGTGGACCAATTGCTAAATGTTGATTCGAGCTTTTTGGGACCCTGCTGTGCGTTTCGCCAAGTGGGCGGAGCTGTAACGTGAACAGCGCACTGATTGATGGATACAATAGCATGGCGTCATCGCTTTGTTTCATTTCGAAGTTgattggaagtttttttttaaaagtgccgACTAATGAGTTGGTCGCACTGGTCTGTGAAAAATGCTGAGTCAGCACTTGGGCTGCTCCAATTATTTCGAGAGAAACAATCAAAGACGCACTCAGAAAGACGTTTTCATAGGGATGGGGAAAATATGCTCTCCATCAACCTCACTTTGTCATTCttactcttcttctttctctccCCTTCTCACTCTATCTTGCACTATTTTTCCTTCTCTCCCCTCTCACTCATTGTTCCTCCATCTCTCTCCTCTCTTATTTTCTCCCTCCTTGTCTCTCTATCTTGCACTTTTTTCCTTTCCCTCTCTCTTATTCATTTTCTACCCCTCATGTCTCTCTCTTATTCTCTTCCCTTTCTTTTGCTTATAAATTCTCTCTCTAGCTCATCTCtcgcctttttctttttatcctcTTTCCCCTCTCTCATTCATTCTCCGTAAACCCCCACATCATCTCTTTCTGTCTAccccctctctttctctctctctttccatcTAAAGGAAGCGGtggtggtggggaaaaaaagtgtgattcGTGCTGACTGGTCTCTTTTCACATGTCTTGGGAGTCTTTAATTAATTTAGTGACTCTGCATCAAAGGCCTTAAAGGACACCTTGGGTCACCGTTTCACATTTTGTATGTCATGTTtgatatatatgtaatattgaTTTTTAGTAAATAACTTATGCAAAAGGGACTACAAAATAAAAGGTGCAAAAGTGGGAATTTGTAGTTTGAAGGTACTTTCTGTGGCGGATCGATGTGGACGTTTGTGTGGCGTAACCATGACAACCGCCAATGAAAAAGCGAGCCTCTAGGGGCGCTCTTTAGAGGTCGGCTTAAAACAAGCCAAGCAACAAGCAAATAACGATGATGTCATTTGATTTATGACTTCAAGCTACTGTCTCGCCTTTGTGTGACccatttaaaacatatttgcacacacacacatacattctaGTAGTAATATACAACATACTTATAATTACAGCTCTGAAAGACGACTGCAAAACTGTCAGTTTCTCTAATTTTGCAATTTATAGGTACATGCGTTcataaaatttacatttttgttttattctgtaAACTACTGGCAACGtaactcccaaattccaaatacaaatcgcatttatttgcagaaaataaaacaatcaaaatagcCCAAAAACCTAACTTTTCCACAAAAGTATATTATTACAGAACTAGTAATATATTATTAGTCacagtagtatttttttatataatttaagCATATAAAGTTGGTTGCAGTAAATAGAGAAGTAGTAGTACAGCTATAGTATGCATATAGCAGTTAAATAGTGCTATATTCTATAAATAGTGCTATATATAATAGTGCTATAAATTTATTTCCTGTATTATTTGTCCCCAATGTGATTATGAATAATTTTACCAGAGGGTGGTCATGACGTCGTCATGTGCAGGtggtacacacagacacacacacacacaccctcaggGGCCTCCCACTCCACATAAAATCAGCTAAAAGGAAAGTGCACAAGATAAAAATAACCAACACATTGGCCAGcagcatacacacgcacacacacatgtacacacacatacagtatacagtacacaagcacGCACATTGGCCACGGGGTGTGAGGACGCGGCAAAATACCTGCAAGAAAGAAGCGCGGCTCGTTAAATGTGAGCCCCGCCAGCAGAAAATGTCAGCCAAATGTCACGCTAACCCCAGCCGGCGCTTGGCGTAACGAAAGCGCGTTCCTGTTAGCACGCGTCCACACCGAGATGCGAAGCTCCAACAGGAGGCGCCACAGGCTCTCGGAGataacaaaaagaagaagaatagcgCAACAATGAAGGTCAATCATTCATGAAAATGACACTAATAAACATTCATCGCTGCACTTTACGACGACGCGTTTTATCTTGAATGTCTGCCAGCTGCATGCGGCTGGTTTACCAGGGCTGCACACATACACCCTTATTCTTGTCTTTGTGTCATGGTGGGGCTAGCATGGGGGTGCGCACAGTACAATATGAGAGCAAGGCTTTATCACGGTCACGCAACAACGATTCAACAAAAATCAAAAAGTATACCTGTGTGGCGTAAAAACACATAACTTCATATATTACGTAACTGGATGACTGATCAGATTTAGCAATAAAtagaagtttttttgtttttttttgtgtgtgtggtttctgTAGTTCAAAACATGTCCCCCGTGGATGTGCACttcttacactaacaacatggctgaaACAGTAAGCAGTCAGTTTAATGGAAAGGGAAAAAATACGAAGGACAAAACCTCTCTTAAATACAGGGTCCCCCAATCTGCAACTAtaatccacccccccccccaaaaaaaaggtttataattgcctatagatgccacaagatggcagtagcagtacttttgtctaaatgaagctcctcaaatcACTGCAACAGTTccctggcaccaagatgccaaacaACAGCACCAAAGtaatacagtgctgccttgagatacaaatttaATAATCCTGTGTCAATGCTCGTCTCTTAGAACATTAAAATCTCAAATCAACATAACCCTTTGGAATGAATAGAAATCcaattaatcagttccagccaccccccaaaaaaaacaccaacatttgTTTTATAACTAGATTTTTTCATAAGAAATACTGCACTcaacagtattttactgtataaaaacacagtaataacatttgctctccacataaccagcaaacacaaaaaaatgtgggctcaaaaaaaaatgtgttatgcttgctttcattttctccttctgtGAGGTCTATTGGCGAAACTTCATGGCGCATAACCATCAGAGACTGATATCCTTCCattgcaaggaaaccaatgtaaATTTTGTGGTGGCACAGCGTTTGTTTGAGGGAGCCGTGCCCCCTCTTGCCCAGCATACAGCTGGCCCTGCATTCATATCAAAAGGCTTAAGTTAGCAGCAAGCTACATTAGCAGCAGCCTTGCTCTGCTATCTTGTCCCGTTCACATGTGGACTTGCGCGCCATCATACACAGATTTACACTGACCGCCTACCTCGAGATGATATTTCACGCTGATGTCAGGACATCATCGATAAAAAGACAACTATGGGTCGATaggtttgattgacagctggagTCAAAGTGCTACTGATGACGGGCGGGCGCAAATGCATCAGGCTGACTGGAATCACTTTACAAAAGCACAACTTTGTCAAGCCAACACTCGATCAGGCAGATAAATGCTGACATGACGTATTGGTCATATTTGAAGATACTGAAGATTTATTGGCGCAATCAAGTCCGCAAACATTTTCACTAGAAGCAGATCAAGAGAGAGGAAAGTAAATATTAACCTTAGGTAGACTTGGATCCACATAATTAATCCATCAGTTACGAagagaaataaatataaaacctGGCCATTGAATCCgttttgtatcatttttttatAGCTTTTTCAATAAAGTCAGGcatataaatccatccattgatTTTTGGTTGTTGATCATGtacaattttgttattttaagtaGTCACTCGAACTAAACTGATTCCACCAAACAGTAGGCTGAGTTGAAACAGTAAATGTTAGTTTGCTGCCTAAATGGGCTGCAGAAGAAAGTGAGAAACATGGACAGCATAACCTGCATGAAAAacttcaaaaatgtttaaaaataataataataataatagaagtgATTTAATTTTCTGCCTAAACATCCAAATAGAAAGTAAACTGCGAGAGTTAAGTTAGCACGTAAATACGTCTGCAATGCACGGATATGTAATCAGGAATTGATTTCATTcaacatgcacacgcacacacctggaTGTCTAATCGCAAAGCACTTTGGCCCACCTGAATCATGTTCATGTGCATCATCAGATTACAGCAGTTACCTCAGCCAAGGAGATTGTGTTTTGATTGTACAAAAGCGATCAATTAAGTTTCTTCTGATAAGCCAACTCATCAACATTTGATTAGCTtgatggacaaaagtattgagccAGCTTCTGGTATGCTATGCTAAGCCAATACCCAGTTGATACAGCAGGTGAATGTAAAGTTagcgcttttcttttttttttttttaacacatcagCTATGCTAAGATAAGGCTACGTGATACAGCAAGTAAATGTGTTGTTAACGCTAAACAAAATAGCCCACGGAAAACTGCTCAGTCAACCTTATGTCCAAAGCACAACGCAGGTGGTCACTGCTCAGCTAAGCTTCACTGAACTAAGACTGAACTTCATGAACAAGGTGAATGTGAAGTGAGCAATGGTGCTAGCAACTTATATTTGCTAACACTAAACAAATTAGCCCACGGAAACTGTTGAGGCACTAACTTTATAATGGCATCACGTCCAATTCCCATTAAAACAGGGTTATACCACGCTATGCTAAGCTAATACTACGCGATAAAGCAAAGCAATGCTAATACTACCTGGCTAAATGCTCATTTGAAACATCTGAATGAGCAACTTGCGAAAGTACATTCACAGCAAGTGTAACTGACGTTAGCAATGAAGCTAGTAGCGTGAAGAGTGTCACGGCGCCACTAATGCTGGCTGGTGCTAAACAAAATTAGCCGGCGAAAACCTGCCGCTAAGCTAAAGTAATAGCACCAGGGTAAAAAGTGGTTGATTTTGTGTTGCCACTTTTGTTGATGCTGcttttgttgctgttgctgttgcttTTGATGGTTCCGCTTCTGTCAATTCTGTTGTTGGTTTTATTGTTGCTTTTGATGTTATTGCtacttttgttatatttggTACTGTTGgtgttgttattgttgctgctgttgcttttgtagttttttttggggggggggccggGGGCTGgtgttgctgctttttttttttttttttgccgttggTGCTGgttctgttgttgttgccgTGACAAGGTGGATGCTGGTTTCATTTGCATTCACTCCTCAAGCTTCACACTGGTTTGTGTGCACTTGCACTTGATTAGCTGAGATAATTGATCGTAATTATCTCCAGGTTGCATTCAGGCAACAGTTGACTGATGACACACTTGACTTCAAGTGCTCCCAACACACAATTTGCATCTCTGCATCCATGATCTTGTTGTCCTCGCACACGTCCAtgtattttctatagcgcttatcctcactagggtggcgagGGAACTGGATTAGCAAATTccgaacagtgaggcagatgtgctcaccactcacccaccgtgctgcctcctCACGCACGTCTGCATCTTTATTCACGACATCGTCTGCCTGATTGTTTTTCATGGAGCAGCATCCCGCCAATTAAAGGACTGAATGATTCCGTGCTTGCGCAGTGGGGAGGCAGCGAGTCCGTAGGGTTTCTATCTAATTAGCAGCATCATTCTGTCCCGCGGCGGCCGGGTGGGAAgccttttaataacattttgtcTTGTGTGTGCGAGCGATGTGCCGCCATCCCAGGTGTGAACTCCAAAGTGGGATTAATCCACAATACAAATGGTTTTAAAAGCAGGTGTGCCGCTGGCCTGGTCTGGTTTGCCGCCAGTTAGCTCActtaacctttttttccatCGGCCATCGAGAATAAGAAGAAACCTGATGTGTTCCAGAGTCACAACTTAAGTAGCTGAATTCATTTACTTGACACCAGTCTCGTGAACTTGCAAGCTAACTTTTGGCAACACCTATTCACCTGGTTTATGGTTTCCACAAAAGGCAATGTCTACAAATCTGTCAAATTCCTCAAGATAGTATCACGGAAAAGTAATCTTCAGTAGAATAATAAAGTATGAAGATTACACTCCCAAATAGGTGGGGCGCACACAAAAAGATGCATCCTTTATTTGACCCCGCTGAACTGAGTGTCTCTACAACACAGTCACAGACACGCCAGTGCCCGCCGTACCATGCGAACATGTCATCACGCACCTTGCCAACAGCAAGGTGCTGGGCGAGGACCCGCCGCCAGCTGGCATGGAGGTGCGGCGAGGTGTTTTATGCAGCGGAAGGTAATTTTGTCACGTGCTTCTGTTCTGATGCTGACTAACTGACcccaaaggggaaaaaaagaagaaaatataataaatataatacaaacatattatcattaaaaataaatacaattaatacaaaatatttcaaaagaaatttttttttaaaagaagaaataaaataaaaaaattatttaagaaaatatttaacaaaataaaataaaaatggtttgttttaaaatctaaaaaacattttacaactattgaaaacaaaaaaagtactgtattttaaatcattaaagGAAACTAAAATTTGAAGAAgaatttatgagaaaaaaaacactgaaagaaaagatcaaaataatttcaataacaCTTTTAAAGAAATTCACTAACacaaatatttctttaaaagaaattgttttgaatttaataaaaataacattcaaagaaaaaaatgtgaaaaaaattcaaagacaacaaaaaaacagacaaataatttaaaagaaatatcagtaataaaatgaaagtgaaacatttgaatgcgaagaaaatgaaattaaaataaaacaataattacaaCATAtaatttaaaggaaaaaaagaagaaaaaaaattatatttaaaaagaaatacaatataaacactaagcaaaaataataaataatttaaaaacagtttgaaactgaataaaagaaaaaacatctaaacatactaaaatccattttgaaatcaaaactAATGGTTGTGTGGCTGCGCCGAGGACATGTCCGAAGCGCCTGGCGGCGGATTTATGCTGTCACGCAGCAGCAGACTCCCTGGTGGCCGCCATCAGCTACTTTCTTATCTTGTCATCAACACGTGCGAGAAGAAGACACGCCAGCTCCACGAGCTCTAAGACAGTCAACACACATCTCCGGGGATACGCAACACGGCCTAACACGCACATCTCATCTCACCACGTTTGTGGTTGAAAAAGGATGATATGATGCACGATTAAACAGACGCCCGTGGCCGCAGCGACGATTTTAATGGCAGCTGCTG contains:
- the rnf152 gene encoding E3 ubiquitin-protein ligase rnf152 isoform X1, whose amino-acid sequence is MRDGGEGVSAGGEAAACSALLFVFSVSARLVFLLCCVHTTKRMSCTRTRANTRTPLHELSPRACGASCWSFASRCGRVLTGTRFRYAKRRLGWTSMSPLAGCDITTTTSRLSAERQSRTFSEHPTLSQDSLLECQICFNYFSPRRRPKLLDCRHTCCSVCLSQMRSSHKEIRCPWCRGVTKLPPGLSVAHLPDDPDVVAVVAIPHASERTPVFIRLPGSGCYMLPLPTEEDRAPGLLACRFLPGGGQKGVAVVSVPEERPLDVVLEGEDGEGERRVSGPAAGGAAKGSTWSGVCTVVLVACVLLFLLGIVLHNMSCISKRFTVISCG
- the rnf152 gene encoding E3 ubiquitin-protein ligase rnf152 isoform X2, encoding MSPLAGCDITTTTSRLSAERQSRTFSEHPTLSQDSLLECQICFNYFSPRRRPKLLDCRHTCCSVCLSQMRSSHKEIRCPWCRGVTKLPPGLSVAHLPDDPDVVAVVAIPHASERTPVFIRLPGSGCYMLPLPTEEDRAPGLLACRFLPGGGQKGVAVVSVPEERPLDVVLEGEDGEGERRVSGPAAGGAAKGSTWSGVCTVVLVACVLLFLLGIVLHNMSCISKRFTVISCG
- the rnf152 gene encoding E3 ubiquitin-protein ligase rnf152 isoform X3 is translated as METLSQDSLLECQICFNYFSPRRRPKLLDCRHTCCSVCLSQMRSSHKEIRCPWCRGVTKLPPGLSVAHLPDDPDVVAVVAIPHASERTPVFIRLPGSGCYMLPLPTEEDRAPGLLACRFLPGGGQKGVAVVSVPEERPLDVVLEGEDGEGERRVSGPAAGGAAKGSTWSGVCTVVLVACVLLFLLGIVLHNMSCISKRFTVISCG